The DNA segment CTCCGGTAATATCTTTAATCCCCATACGCAGGTTAAAGATATTGGTGGCATCATTTTCCAGGTTAGGATCAAGATCCTGCGCCAGATAATAGGAATCGGTGTAGATATATTCCAAACGTGCGAAGTACATATTACCACCCAGAATCTCAGCTACATTTTCATACTGAGCAAAGGTACTTAAGGTCAACTCAGGGGCATTATCCAGCTCTTCACCACCCAGATCATTTTCACACACAGCCTGACCTGCAAATTGAGGCGGTAAATCATCTCCATTCAATGCTGCAAGAAGGTTTAGTGGATAAGGTGCCGTTATATCAGCGGGAACTTGCCAATTGTTAAACTGGTCTTGATAGGCCAGGCCCTTATTGTCGGCAGTACACTCGCCATCATCGAACTCGTCATATTCTGCTTTGTTGTAACCTAAAGAACCACCCAGCGATAAATTCACGGTTGGCACATACTGCAGTTCCATTTCCAAACCATAGCTGGTCAGATTACCTGCGTTACGCACATTGATCGAGGTACCGTCAAAAGTCTGGGACTGAAAGTCTTCATAGTCTACATAGTACAAAGAACCGTTAAATTGCAGGCCACCATCAAGGAAGGTGCCTTTCCAACCCAGCTCATAGTTTGTTGAAGTTTCATCATCAAACTCACCCTCAACACCGCTGGCTGTTCGCTGCTGGTTAAAGCCGCCGGATTTAAAACCACGGCTGATGCTACCGTAGTACATCACACGGTCATCAGTAAAATATCTAACGGTAATGGTGGGTGAGACATTTTCTTTTGAGCGACTTTCGTCAACGAAAATATCAGGACCAAAAGGTGGAGCGTCCCGAGGTGGTACCGGTGTAGTAATCTGCGAACCTTCACGCTCTTTGCGCTCATAGGTATAACGCAAACCTAATGTGGTACTTAGCTCATCGGTTATATTCCAGGTTGCCTGACCAAAGGCTGCGTAGTTTGTCGTCTCATGGGTATTGGTATCAATATTTGTCACCTCACCATTGGCATCAAAGAAGCTATTGTTAGGCAAAAATGCTGAGGGATAAATAAAGGATGGCGGATAACCCAAATCTGGCCAGTTAAAGTAGCCAATCAGCGGGCTATTGGTGATTTGCGCTGCGGCTTCGGTATCACCCAGCATGCTAATCGTGCCTATAGTTTCCATATCAGAATAGTAATAATAAACACCGACTTGATAATCGACTGTCTCACCTTCGGGTGAAGCAATTCGGAATTCGGAGGACTGCTGTTCATGGTCAACTTCAGTAGCGCCAATACCGCCGTTATAGGCCGAGAAATCTGAGTCAAATTCACTATAGGAATCATAAGTACGGTAGGCATTGATCCAGGTAAGGATAAAGTCATTATCTAAATCTTTTACCCACTCAAGCGCAATACCCTCGACCTCAACATTGTTGGTGTAGGGTGCGTCGGCATAGAGCTTACGATCAAACTCATCCACTGCCGGCAAAGGCTCACCCGTAGCCGCAGCCAAAGATGAAAAAGGTAAATTCAAACCCGAAGTACCTTCATAACCAATTACATCAGGCGCACAACATACGGAATCATCTTTAGACTTATCGACAGAAAGGGTAAATGAACCCAGGTCATCCGTTTCTAATAAGGCACGCGCTTTAATGCCCCACTTATCGGCATCATTCAGTTCTTGCTGATCTGCACCCGGGGCAATATTGTCATCAAAACCATCACGCTCTACTTTGTAGGCGGACACCCTCATCGCACTGCCATTATCATCAAAGGGGATATTAATCATGCCTCGAGTTTCAAGGGCATCATAATTACCCACAACCACTTCGGCGGCCCCTTCAAACTCGCCCACGGGGGCTTTGGAAATAACACTGATGGCACCAGCGGCGGTGTTCTTACCGTACAAGGTACCCTGTGGACCACGCAGTACTTC comes from the Oceanicoccus sagamiensis genome and includes:
- a CDS encoding TonB-dependent receptor encodes the protein MRNLNTALAAAIALTSISYTGLAQAQVSEFATVEEIIVTANRRQEMLQDVPMSIAAFNENFFKDAGITDFKDLENYAASLKIVSQSSSRDTSIRIRGIGSTGTNAGIDPSVGVFIDGIYQGRAGMSLGDFMDIERVEVLRGPQGTLYGKNTAAGAISVISKAPVGEFEGAAEVVVGNYDALETRGMINIPFDDNGSAMRVSAYKVERDGFDDNIAPGADQQELNDADKWGIKARALLETDDLGSFTLSVDKSKDDSVCCAPDVIGYEGTSGLNLPFSSLAAATGEPLPAVDEFDRKLYADAPYTNNVEVEGIALEWVKDLDNDFILTWINAYRTYDSYSEFDSDFSAYNGGIGATEVDHEQQSSEFRIASPEGETVDYQVGVYYYYSDMETIGTISMLGDTEAAAQITNSPLIGYFNWPDLGYPPSFIYPSAFLPNNSFFDANGEVTNIDTNTHETTNYAAFGQATWNITDELSTTLGLRYTYERKEREGSQITTPVPPRDAPPFGPDIFVDESRSKENVSPTITVRYFTDDRVMYYGSISRGFKSGGFNQQRTASGVEGEFDDETSTNYELGWKGTFLDGGLQFNGSLYYVDYEDFQSQTFDGTSINVRNAGNLTSYGLEMELQYVPTVNLSLGGSLGYNKAEYDEFDDGECTADNKGLAYQDQFNNWQVPADITAPYPLNLLAALNGDDLPPQFAGQAVCENDLGGEELDNAPELTLSTFAQYENVAEILGGNMYFARLEYIYTDSYYLAQDLDPNLENDATNIFNLRMGIKDITGAWEATLWARNLTDEEQLLSGLDIPVYSGYVGFNAPPRTYGASLRYNF